The proteins below are encoded in one region of Deltaproteobacteria bacterium:
- a CDS encoding type II toxin-antitoxin system HicB family antitoxin, which translates to MRYLVIVEKGESSWGAHVPDLPGCIAVAATRKDVKALIKDAIDFHLEGLREHGEPIPVPSSESEFIETDAA; encoded by the coding sequence ATGCGGTACCTCGTGATCGTTGAAAAAGGCGAGTCGAGTTGGGGCGCTCACGTCCCTGACCTCCCGGGTTGTATTGCGGTGGCAGCAACACGGAAGGACGTGAAAGCGTTGATCAAAGACGCGATTGACTTTCACCTGGAAGGTCTACGTGAACACGGCGAGCCCATTCCGGTCCCTTCTTCCGAAAGCGAATTTATTGAGACAGACGCGGCCTAA